TAGAAATAAAATCCCGATGATGTCCAGGGTTGAGACCGTGACTTGGCGGGATTTTGTTTTCAAAGCCGGTTTGGTCCGAGTCAGAAGGGGATGTCGTCGTCGAATGGTTCGTTGATTGGTGGGGCGCTAGGAGGGTTGCTGTTGGACGGAGCAGCATTTTCCGGACTTGAGTTTTGCGGTGCGGGCTGGGGATTGGCTGCTTGGTTTGGGTATGGGTTGTTCGACTGATAAGTCGGGCCGCCAGCTGCGGCCATACCTGCTCCAGCCGCGGCCATACCTGCTCCCCCGCCGGCGGCTTGGCTACTGTTGCTCCAGCTGTCGCCGTAAGACCCGCCGCCTTCGCCGCCGCTGCGGGTGTCGAGCATCTGCATGCTTCCGCCAAGGTCGACGATAACCTCTGTTGTATAGCGATCCTGCCCGTCCTGGCCCTGCCATTTGCGGGTGCGCAGTTTTCCCTCGATGTAGACCTTGGAGCCTTTGCGCAAGTATTGCTTGGCGACCTCAGCGGTGCGGCCGAAAATTGCGATGCGATGCCATTCGGTTCTTTCCTGGCGCTCGCCGGTGTTCTTGTCTTTCCAGCTCTCGCTGGTGGCGAGAGAAAAATTGGTGACCGGATCGCCGCTTGGCATGTAGCGGGTGTCAGGATCGTTACCAAGATTGCCAATAAGAATTACTTTGTTGACGCCACGTGAAGCCATTCCTCTCTCCGCGACAGTGGGTTTGCGTTGGTGTCATCTTGCCGAATTGGCGGGAGCTTTGTCCAGCCCTGCGCATGCAGGTGGACCTGAGGCGTTCGAGAATTTTCTCAACCGGGGCGCCTGGCTGGGCACGAAATGCACCGAGCCTTAGTCGACGTAGACTTGGGCTGTTGCTTTGGCACCGGCGGCATCGATGAGCAGAATGCGGGCGTAGCCGCGCCCGTCGGGTTGCCAGCGGCTGGAGCGGGCGAAGGCCTCGGCGGCGATGGGCTGGTCGTTGACGACCCAGCGAAAGGGTGGTTGACCGCCGCGGGCCTTGAGAACCAACGCGGGTGTTGCGCTGGGGCCATCGCCGGAGTGGAGATCAATGCGGGCTCCATCCGGGGGATAGGCAATTTGTACCGGGTGCGCAGCGGACTGGCCGCTGCCGCGGCTACCGACGCGCTTCAAGGGCGGGGGTAGGCGGTCGCTGCCGGAGGTGAGAACACCCTCAGGCGCGGCGGGCAGCGGAACCGGTGGGCCAATGCGGGCAAAGGTATCGACTAGAATGGGCACGCCAGTTCCCGCGCCTGTCAGTCCGCTGACTGGCACCCCGTCGGGGCGTCCGACCCAGACGCCGACAACATGGCGCCCGTCGAAACCAATGGCCCAGGCATCGCGATAGCCGAATGAGGTGCCGGTCTTGATCGCAATGGAGTCGGCGCCTGTGTGCATGGCATCGGCACCGGAGAGAATGGAGGTCAGATACCAGGCGGCGCGTGCATCGAGAACTGGCGGTTTGGGGCTGCTCGGCGAGTCGGGTGAGGCCTCGCCGGGCGCCAGCAACTCGCGCGGCGACACCGGCTGTCCGCCGCGGGCGATGGCGGCATAGAGCGCAACCAGATCGCGCAGGCGCAGGCCAATGCCGCCAAGCGCGATGGCGAGTCCGGCAGGGCGGTTGCCTGGGAGTTGGGGCGCGGCGCCGGCGCGCCTGAGCCGGGCGAGCATAGGTGCCGGGCCGACTTGCTGGAGCATGGTGACGGCGGGGACGTTGAGCGAGCGCTGCAGCGCCTCGCGCACCGTGACGGTGCCGGCAAAATCGCCGGAGAAATTGGCCGGCGCGTAATAATCAAAGCCGGTCGGGCGGTCCTCGATCAGGCTTTCCGGGTGGGCGATGCCAAGCTCAAATCCCAGGCCATAAATCAACGGTTTCAGCGTTGATCCAGGAGAACGCACGGCGTCTGTCATGTCGATAAAGCCGTCGCGCGCGACATCGGTATAGGCGGCCGAGCCGACCGATGCCAGCACCTCGCCGCTGCGGTGATCGAGGACCAGTATGGCGAGCGAGACCCGCCTGTCCATGGTGTCTGCGCGCTCTCGGGCGAGGGTTTCGAGTGCGCGCTGCAGGGGTGCCGACAGGGTCAGCTGCAGCACCTGGGCGTCGGGCAGGCGCTGTAGCCAGTGCTCGCTGCGGTGGGCGGCCAGGCGCGGCAGCGGGCGGCGCTGGCGCGGGATAGGGGTCGCCATGGCCTGCTTGGCAATCGCACTGTCGATGACTCCGCGCTCGGCAGCGCGGGCTAG
Above is a genomic segment from Thiorhodovibrio litoralis containing:
- the ssb gene encoding single-stranded DNA-binding protein, with product MASRGVNKVILIGNLGNDPDTRYMPSGDPVTNFSLATSESWKDKNTGERQERTEWHRIAIFGRTAEVAKQYLRKGSKVYIEGKLRTRKWQGQDGQDRYTTEVIVDLGGSMQMLDTRSGGEGGGSYGDSWSNSSQAAGGGAGMAAAGAGMAAAGGPTYQSNNPYPNQAANPQPAPQNSSPENAAPSNSNPPSAPPINEPFDDDIPF
- the pbpC gene encoding penicillin-binding protein 1C produces the protein MIDRTVLRWGLAAAIVLPLGFLAVLGIGSRLTPPPELNTPVSRLVLDRDGQLLRAAPVADGRWRLPLRLSELDPLLIDMLLLWEDRRFYLHHGIDWAAMTRALTQMLSQGRIVSGGSTLSMQLVRLLERTPTRSLAGKWRQVLGALALERQASKEEILQAYLQHAGYGGNLEGVRSASLAWFGKEPRRLNAAEAALLVALPQSPERRRPDRFPTATKEARNRVLARAAERGVIDSAIAKQAMATPIPRQRRPLPRLAAHRSEHWLQRLPDAQVLQLTLSAPLQRALETLARERADTMDRRVSLAILVLDHRSGEVLASVGSAAYTDVARDGFIDMTDAVRSPGSTLKPLIYGLGFELGIAHPESLIEDRPTGFDYYAPANFSGDFAGTVTVREALQRSLNVPAVTMLQQVGPAPMLARLRRAGAAPQLPGNRPAGLAIALGGIGLRLRDLVALYAAIARGGQPVSPRELLAPGEASPDSPSSPKPPVLDARAAWYLTSILSGADAMHTGADSIAIKTGTSFGYRDAWAIGFDGRHVVGVWVGRPDGVPVSGLTGAGTGVPILVDTFARIGPPVPLPAAPEGVLTSGSDRLPPPLKRVGSRGSGQSAAHPVQIAYPPDGARIDLHSGDGPSATPALVLKARGGQPPFRWVVNDQPIAAEAFARSSRWQPDGRGYARILLIDAAGAKATAQVYVD